In Nocardioides bizhenqiangii, the DNA window CGCGCGACGTGCCCAGAGCCGCGCGATCGTCCGCATCAGCGCCGGGTACACGATGAGGTAGCGGAACGGCTTGATCAGGGTCAGGTAGGCCTCCCCCACGACACCGTTCGGCTTCACCAGCACCGCCATCTGCGCGTGGTAGCCGCCATCGCTGTCGTCCGCCACCCAGCCGACATGCATCAGGCCGTGCACGGTGCGGTTGGCGATCTCCGCGACGTACTCGTCGTCGGTCTGGTAGACCGCGTCGAACGGGACGTTCGTGAACCCCGGACCTGCCGTCTCCCGCAGGTCCGCGGCCAGCCGTTCCCGCAGGGACGGCACCCGTTGGCCGATGCCGTCGTCCTCGCTGTCCAGACCCAGCAGTCGGCCGAGCCACCAGCGGATCGCGAACAGGACCCGGTAGGGCAGCGGGAAGTCGCGGTCGTCGTCCCGGTCGGTCATCAGCCGGACCAGGAGCGGGAGGTCGTGCGCTCCTCCCGGCGTGGGCAGTTCCCAGACGTCCTCGAGCCGGAAGTCAGGGGCGATCTCGTGGATCCGCCACGGCCGGTCCGTGTGGGCCTCAGGCGGAAGCGGTCGGGTGCGCACGCGTGTGTCTGTCATGGACCTACGGTCCGTCGCGTGCCGCCCGGTGCGCGTCACCCGCTGTTCGCGAACGTCTCACCCGTCAGGGTGAGACCGCATCGTCCGCTCAGCGCGACGACCGGCCGACCACGCCGGACTCGTAGGCCAGCACCACCGCCTGCACCCGGTCGCGCAGCTCGAGCTTGGACAGCACGTGGCCGACGTGGGTCTTGACCGTGTTCTCCGACAGGTGGAGCCGGGCGGCGATCTCGGCGTTGGTCGCACCGGTCGCCACCTCCCGCAGCATGTCGAGCTCCCGCGGCGTCAACCGCGCCCGGATGGCCTCCGCCTCCGCGTCGCTGTCGGCGGGGGTGGCGGCGACGTGCTCGATCAGCCGACGGGTGGTGGACGGCGCCACCACGCCGTGTCCAGCGTGCACCACGCGGATCGCGTCGACGATCTCCTCGGCGCGCGCGTCCTTGAGGAGGAAACCGCTCGCACCGGCGCGGATCGCGGGGAACGCGTACTCGTCGAGGTCGAAGGTCGTCAGCGCGAGCACCCGCGTGGCAGGCAGCTCCCGCGTGATGATCTCTGTGGCTCGGATGCCGTCGAGCCGCGGCATCCGCAGGTCCATGAGTACGACGTCCACGCGCCGGCCGCGGACCAGAGCGAGGGCCTCGTGCCCGTCGACCGCCTCACCGACCAGCTCGAGGTCGGACTGAGTCTCGACCATCATCCGCAGCGCCGATCGCATCAGCTCCTGGTCGTCGACCACGGCCACCCTGATCCTGTCCGGGTCCGTGACGTTGCCCGTGTCGCTCACACCGGCATCCTCGCGCTGACCCGCCAGCCGGACGCGACAGGCCCTGTCTCGAGCGTGCCGCCGACGGCCTCCACCCGCTCACGCATGCCGGTGAGACCCCGGCCCGGGGCCGCGGCGACCGCGGGCGCTCCGCCGTCGTCGGTCACCACGACCTGCAGCGCATCCGCCGGGCGGTCGACGACGACCCGGACGACTGCGTCCGGGCGGGCGTGGCGCGCGACGTTCGTGAGGGCCTCCTGCACGACCCGGTAGGCAGTCAGGCCGACGCCGGGTGGGACCGCCGGGACTTCCGTCGCGAGGTCCGGGGCGTCGTACTCCAGCGTCAAGCCAGCCGTGCGCATCCGCTCGACCAGCGCCGGCAGGTCGGCCAGGCCCGGCTGCGGATCGGTGGGCGCCTCGTCGTCGCGGAGGACTCCCAGCAGGCCACGCATCTCGGTCAGCGCCTCGCGGCCGGTGCCGGCGATCGTCGCGAGGATCCCGGACGCCCGGTCGGGTGACTGGGCGACCACCAGTCTCCCCGCCTCGGCGTGGCTCACGACCACCGCGAGCGAGTGCGCCACCACGTCGTGCATCTCGCGGGCGATCCGGCGTCGTTCGTCGGCGGCGCCCTGCTCGGCCAGCTGGGCGATCCAGGCCGCACGGGTGGCGCGGAACCGCCCCAGCGCCCACGCCGCCACGGTGCCGCCCACCGTCGCGGTCGAGAGCATCAGCCACCAGGTCCAGCTCTCGAGCGCTGTCCCGGCGAATCCCCACAGCCGCACCACCGTCAGCAGGCAGCCGACCAGGCCGCCGACCAGGGCGGCTGTCGGCCACGGCCGGGCTGCGTGGGCGCTCACGGCGTAGAGCAGGACGAAGAAGCACAGGCTGCTCGGCAGCAGCACCGGTGCGTACTCGCTCCCGGCGGCGGTCGCCGTCGGGCCGCCCAGGTCGGGGGCGGTGACCAGGACGAGCTCGGCGAGGGCGCCGACCGCGAACGACGCCACCGGCCACCGCCGCGCTGTCGCGACGGCGAGGTGCAACGCCGCCAGCGCAGCGAGGAGCGCCCAGCGCCAGGGACGCGCGACCTCTCCCTCGACGACCGAGGTCCAACCGACCGGGAGCACGACCAGCGCGAGCACCCCGGCGACCGCCAGCTGTGCGGCGCCGCCGAGCCAGCGCGGCCCTGGGCCGGTCGCGGTGGTGCTCATGGCGTCAACCTACGGCCAGGTGGGGAGAGCCGGTGCGCTCTCCCGTGGAGGTCTACCGGGCGAGCAGGGCGCGGGCGTCGCCGCGCAGACGGACGACGTAGAGCCCACTGCTCGCGTCGGAGTACCAGACGGCGCCGTTGCCCACGTCCCAGGCCGGCTGGGACAGCGCGTTGCTGCCGCTGGGCCCGGGCTTGTTGAAGTAGCCAACCTCGCGCGGGTGCTCGAGGTCGCTGATATCGAAGAGCCGGAGCCCGGAGCCGATCATCGAGCAGGCGACGATCCGCGGGTTGTCCCGGGTCGGCACCGAGCAGTAGTGGGCCGAGTAGCCGCCGATCGGGCTGCTCGCCCCCGGGTCGTCGAAGAGCTCGTCGGTCCGGTGCTCGGGCTGGTGGACCTCCAGCCGCAATCCGGACACGACGTAGGGGTGGTGCGGGTCGTCGACGTTGACGATCCGGGCGGCGCCGACCGGGCCGTCCGTGCGGAAGTTGACGAAGCCGTCGCCGAACAGGTCGCTGAACTCGTCGACCTCGAGGACGTAGCGGCGGCCGTCCCGGACGAACGGCTCGGCGACCTGCGGGATCGAGGCCTCTGGCCACAGCAGCTCGCTGAGGAGATGGATTTCGGGGTTCGGCTCGCGGGCGTGGACCTCGGACACGTCATAGATCCGCAGGCCCGGCTCGTCGAGCACGCTGTTCTGGTTGAAGGTGCCCATGTTGGCGACGTACATCGTGTCGCCGTCGTCGGAGAACCGCAGGCCGTGGTAGATCACGCCCGCCTTGGTGAAGACCACGCGCGGCCGCCGAGGGTTGGTGAGGTCGACGGCCGTGAGCGTGAACCCGGCGGCTCCGGCCGACCAGAAGGTGCGCCCGTCCGGCGAGAACCCGCTCTCGTGGCCGAGCAGTCCCGAGGGTGTCGACGACAGTAGCTTCGGACGTCGGCAGTCGGTCCGGATGTCGTAGACGTCGAGGATGCCGGGCGCGGTCGCGAGGTTGCCCATGACGGCGGCGAGGAGACCGCGCTCGGGGTTGACGACCAACGACTCGTGCGGGCTCAGCATCGCGGGCGTGATCAGGTTGGCGGTCTTGCGGGGGTGCGCGGGATCCGTCATGTCGAGCACGACGACGCCGAGGCCGGTGCCGTTGAGCAGGTTGGTGACGACGTCGAAGGGGAACATCCGCGTCGAGTCGTAGTAGGCGCAGGTGTGGCCCTGGGCGTCGGTGTAGCGCTGGACCTTGAAGCCGCCGGTCCGGCCGTGGTGCCCGACCTGCTCGGTGTTGCAGGTGTAGCCCTGGGCGGCCCGCCCCGACTCGTGGTCGGCAGCCGGCACCCGACCCTGGATCGAGGTCTCCGGGAGCGAGCCCTCCGCGCAGCCGGCGACCGGGACCGCCGGCGCGAGCTCCTCCTCGCCCCCGACCGCGGCGACGACTCCACCGCCGACCACCGTCGCCGCAGCGACCGCCGCCACCGCGACCTGCCGCCAGCCGCCCCGCCGTGCGGAGAGCGAGCGGACCACGTCAGATGCCGGCGATGCCGTCGAGCTTCTTGACCGTCGCCTCGAACTCCGCGACGAGATCGGCCATCACCTCGGCGACCGGCCGCACCTCGTTCATCCGGCCGACGATCTGACCGACGGGCATCGAGATCACGTCGGGGTCTCCGGAGGCGTTGATCCGGTTGTGGGCGTCGGCGACGAGCAGGTTCTGGAGGGGCATCGGCAACGGCGCCGGTGCGTCCTCATCGGCCCAGGCCTCGGTCCACTTGGTCTTGAGCAGCCGGGCCGGCTTGCCGGTGTAGATCCGGGTGCGGACGGTGTCGGAGGAAGTGGCCCGGAGGAAGGCCGTCTCCCAGCCCTGGTTGCCGGCGAGGTTGCGGTACTCCTCGGTGCCGAGCCAGATCGACCCGGTCCACACCCCCTGCGCGCCGAGCGCGAGGGAGGCCGCGATCTGGCGGCCGGAGCCGATGCCGCCGGCGCCCAGCACCGGCACGTCCTGGCCGACCGCGTCGACGATGTCGGGCGTGAGCACCATCGAGGCGATCTCGCCGGTGTGACCACCCGCCTCGTAGCCCTGCGCGACGATGATGTCGACGCCGTTGGCGACGTGGCTCACCGCGTGCTTGGGAGCACCCGCGAGCGCCGCGACCTTGAGGCCGGCTGCATGGCACTGCTCGATCACGTCGACCGGCGGGGTGCCGAGGGCGTTGGCGATGAGCACCGGCCGGTGCTGAAGTGCGACGTCGACGTGCGAACGCGCCATCGAGTGCAGCCAGCCGAGCACACCCTCGCGGCCCTCGCCCTCGGGGAGCGGCGGCACGCCCAGCTTGAGCAGCGTCTCGTCGACCCACTTCTTGTGGTCCTCGGGGATGTACGACGACAGGTCGGTCGACGTGCCCTCGGTGGGGATCTTCATCGGCATGACCACGTCGACGCCGTACGGCTTGCCGTCGGTGTTGTCGTCCATCCAGGTCAACGCCTTGTCGAGCTCCTCGGCGTCGTTGAACCGGACACAGCCGAGCACCCCGAGACCGCCGGCGCGCGAGACCGCGGCCGCGACGTGCTCGGACGGCGTGAACGCGAAGATCGGGTAATCGATGCCGAAGGCGTCGCAGAGGGCGGTGCGCATCAGGCGGACACTCCGTTCGAGGCGGTCTGGGCGGTGCCGGCGCTCTGGGCGCTCAGCGCCATCTCCTTGGCTGCCGGGTACTGCGCCTTGCCGGTCGCGTTGCGCGGGATCTCGTCGACGAGCGTCAGCACCCGCGGCAGCTTGTAGCCCGACAGGTGGGAGCGGAGGAAGCTGCGCAGCTCCTCGAGCTCGACCTTCTGGCCTTCCCGCGCCTGGACGACGGCGGCCACGGTCTGGCCGTACCTCTCGTCCGGCAGGCCGACCACGAGCACGTCGTAGACGGCCGGGTGCCCCTTGATCGCCATCTCGACCTCTTCGGGGTAGACCTTCTCGCCACCGGTGTTGACGCAGTTCGAGCCACGGCCGAGGAGCGTGATCCGGTTGCCCTCCTCGATCCGCGCGTAGTCGCCGGGCACGGAGAAGCGCACGCCGTCGATCTCGTAGAACGTGCGCTCCGACTTCTCGGGGTCCTTGTAGTAGCCGACCGGGACGTTGCCGGACCGCGCCGTGCGACCCACCTTGCCGACGTCGGCGACCGGGTCGAGGACGTGGCCCTCGTCGGAGATGACCGCGGTGTTCGGTCCGATCGACACCACCGGTCCGTCGGTCGACAGGGCGCTCGCGTCCTGCATGCCGGTGCCCTGGAAGCCGGTCTCGGACGAGCCGACCGAGTCGGTGAAGATCGCGTTGGGGAATCTGGCCATCCAGCGTTCCTTCACCGCCTTGCTGAAGACGGCGGCGCTGCTGGCGATGGCGAAGAGGGTCTGCCCGTTGAAGGGGTGATCGGTCTCCTGGCTGGCCTCGTAGGCCTCGATCAGCGGTCGCGCCATCGCGTCGCCGGTCATGAACATCATGTGGGCCTGCTCGCGGTCGACGATCTCCCACGTGCGCACCGGGTCGAACTTCGGCTCGAGGATGGTGAGCTGTCCGGAGAACAGGTGCATGAGCAGGCTGGCCTGGGCGCCGCCGTGCATGAGCGGGCTGAGCGGGAACGTGACGAGGCCGGGCTCGGCGGCCTTCTTGGACTGGTCGTGCTCGCTGAGCGGTTCGCCGGTCGTGAAGTCGATCCCACCACCGAGCACCCGCCAGAAGTCCTCGTGACGCCACATGACGCCCTTCGGATAACCGGTCGTGCCACCGGTGTAGATGATGTGGATGTCGTCCGCGCTGCGCTCGCCGAAGTCACGAGCGTCGCTCTGGTCCGCGACGGCGTCGGCGAGGGCGACCCCGCCATACCCAGCTATGACCGCGAAGTCGTCCTCAGACCCCGGCTCGATCGGGTCCGGCAGCACGACGAAGGTCTGCAGCAGCTGGTGCTTCGGGGACACCTCGGCCACCAGGTCGCTGTAGACCCGGTCGTGCACGAGTCCCTTGAGGTCGGCGTTGTCGAAGATGTAGTCGAGCTCGCCGGCGACGTAGCGGTAGTTCACGTTGATCGCCACCGCCCGCACCTTGAGGATCGCCAGCAGGGCGATCACGTGCTCGATGCTGTTCTTGGCGTAGAGACCGACGTGGTCGCCGGTGCCGATCCCGCGCGCGGCCAGGAAGTGCGCGAGCTTGTTGCTCTCGGACTCCAGCTCCGCATAGGTGATCGTGCGCTCACCCACCTTGACGGCGGGCCTGTCCGGCGAGGCGACGTCGACGGCGTGTTCGAAGAGGTCGGCGATGTTCAGAGCCACAGCCCGAGACTAGAACACGTTTCACTTTTTCGCTAGCGTGGTTCGTATGACGACCACGGATTCTCCGTCGCCCCAGCCCGAGTCACCGACCCCCAGCGAGGCCGGGGAACCGCACTGCCTGGTCGAGCTGGTCGACCACACCCTCGTGGTCACCATGAACCGGCCCGAGGTGCGCAACGCGCTCTCCGGCGAGATGCTCGCGATCATGGAGCAGGCCTGGGACCGGGTGAACTCCGACCCCGAGGTGCGGGTCTGCATCCTCACCGGCGCCGGCGGCGCGTTCTGCGCGGGTGCCGACCTCAAGTCGATGAACAAGCGGCCGCCGTCGGAGAGCTTCGAGTCCGGCGAGTACGACCCCTCGGTGATCAAGGGCCTGCTCAAGGGGTTCCGGCTCACCAAGCCGCTCATCGCCGCGGTCGAGGGTCCCGCCATCGCCGGCGGCACCGAGATCCTGCAGGGCACCGACATCCGGGTCGCCGGCGAGTCGGCGAAGTTCGGCGTCTCGGAGGCCCGATGGAGCCTCTACCCGATGGGCGGGTCCGCCGTCCGACTCCCCCGCCAGATCCCCTACACGGTGGCCGCCGAGCTGCTTCTGACCGGCCGGCACGTCAAGGCGCCCGAGGCCAAGGAACTGGGCCTGATCGGCCACGTCGTCCCCGACGGTCAGGCGCTCGCCAAGGCGCACGAGCTCGCCGACCTGATCTCGGCCAACGGTCCGCTGGCGGTCCAGGCCATCCTGAGGACGATGCGGGACTCCGAGGGCAAGCACGAGGACGACTGCTGGGCCGACGACGCTCGCGTCGGTGCCGCGGTGTTCGCGTCCGAGGACGCCAAGGAGGGCCCGCGCGCCTTCATGGAGAAGCGCAAGCCCGAGTTCAAGGGCCGCTAGGGCGGTACCTTTCGGTGCGTGGATCTTTCGGGCCTCGTCGGCTTCCTCTTCGGAGCGGTCTGCTGCATCGGCATCGCGGCGGTCGGCATCTACGGCGCGGTGCAGGCGCAGAAGCGGGCGGCCGAGCGCCGGGCCGCGCTGGCGGGCTACGCCAGCCACCGGGAGTGGGAGTACCGGCCGAGTGACGACTCGCTGGTCAGTCGGTTCACCGGTGCGCCGTTCGACCGTGGATACAGCCGTAGCGCGACCAACGTCTTCCTCGGCCGCCACGACGGCCGTCACTTCGTGGCGTTCGACTACGGGTACGTGACCAGCTCGGGCAGTGGCAACGACCGGAGAACGCAGCACCACCAGTACTCCGTCGTCGCACTGAGCCTCGGCCTGACCACCCCCGGCCTGGCCGTCGGTCCCACGGGCACGTTCGGCAGGCTGGTCAACGCCGTGACCGGACGCGACGTGCAGATCGGGAACCCGTTCTTCGACCAGGCCTTCACCGTCACCTCGCCGTCACCGCAGTTTGCGTTGGACGTTCTCCACCCGGACGTGGTGGACGTGCTGCTGCACCACCCCGAGATCGCCTGGCGCCTCGAGGGCGACTCGATGCTGGTCCTCCGCAGCGGCCAGCACACGCCCCAGGAGATCGAGGCCAAGCTCCACTTCATGGACGCCGTCCTCGACCGGATCCCGGAGCACGTGCGATCGCGGCTCCTCGGTGAGCCGCCGCGCTGACGCCGGACACCGCTAGCCGGTAGCAGTACCTGATCCGACACCCAGCGGTCGCGTTCCACTCACAGGAGCGCGGAAGCGACCTAGGTTGAGGAGACCGGCCATTCCTGGGGGATCGAGCCATGAAGCACACCCGGATCGCGTGCATGGGCCTTCTCCTGCTGCTGGCTGCCCTGGTACCGATCGAGACTCCGGCTGCGGGCGCCACGACGCCGCCGTCCGGGTTCCAGGCGACGGTCGTCGCGAACAACCAGATCTTCGCGCCGACGTTGATGTCGTTCACGCCCGAGGGCAGGATCGTCGTCGCGCAGCAGAACGGCAAGGTCAAGGTGTGGAGCGGCGGTGGGGTCAGCACGACGCCGTACCTCAGCCTGACCGTCGAGAGCTCGTCCGACCGCGGCATCCTGGGGATCGCCTACGACCCCAACTACGCGGCGAACCATTACGTCTATGTCTACTACCACCGGCCGACGCCGACGATCCACGGCGTGATCAGCCGCTTCGTCGTCCGGCCGGACGGACTGAGCGCGGACCCGGCAACCGAGACCGTGCTCTACGAGATGGACTCCCTCAATTTCACCGGGGTGCACACCGGCGGCTCGCTCAAGTTCGGGCCGGACGGCAAGCTCTACGTCTCCGTCGGTGACGATAGACGTGGAATCGACGTCTCCCACAGCCTGGCGTCCGACCTCGGCAAGGTCCTGCGCCTGAACAAGAACGGCTCGATCCCGGTCGACAACCCCTTCTACACCCAGGCTGCAGGCAAGTATCGATCGATCTACTCCAAGGGTCACCGCAACCCCTACACGTTCGACTTCGACCAGCGCGGTCACCTGATGCTGGCCGAGGTTGGCCTGTCCTCGTACGAGGAGATCAATGATGTCGTGGGCGGCCGGGACTACGGATGGCCGGACTACGAAGGCCCCGACGGCGGAGACGTCCGCTACGTGGACCCCGTGGGCGGCTACGCCCATGACCAAGCACCCGAGGACGGCGGGTGCGCCATCATCGGCGCGGCTGCGGTCGATCCGGCTACCTCTACGTTCCCCGCGTCGTACGACGGGGACTTCTTCTACGCCGACTACTGCAACGGCTGGATGAAGTCCTTCGACCCGGTCACCGGCACGAGTACCCCCTTCGCCACGGGGATCGTGAATCCGACCCACGTCGTCTTCGGGCCTGACGGCAACCTCTACTACCTGACGCGCAACTCCGGCACCGGGTCAGGGTGGATCACCCGGATCACCTACACCGGCAGCACCGCGCCCTCGATCTCGGCCCAGCCGCGCGACGCGACGGTCGGGGTCGGGCAGGCGGCGACATTCACCGTCGAGGCCCAAGGAGCCGCGCCTCTGAGCTACCAGTGGTTCCGCAACGGCACCGCCATCAGCGGAGCCACCAGTGCGAGCTACACGCTCACCAACGCTCAGCCGTCCGACAGTGGCGCATCCTTCAGGGTGAGCGTGGCAAACGCCTCGGGGAGCGTGACCAGCCAGCCGGCAACGCTCACGGTGGTGACCAACCAGGCCCCGAGCGCGACCATCACCTCCCCGGCGGCCACGCTGACGTACCTCGCCGGGCAGAAGATCGACTACTCCGCCACCGCGACAGATCCGGAGGACGGCACGCTGCCGGCGTCCGCCTTCGACTGGGAGATCATCTTCCACCACGACACCCATACCCACCCGTTCCTCGACCCTGCTCCGGGCTCTCGGTCCGGATCGTTCACCGTGCCCGACAGCGGCTTCGAGACCGCGGCCAACGTGTGGTTCGAGATGCGGCTTCAGGTGACCGACTCGGCGGGCCGGACGACGACGGTGAGCCGGAACGTCCACCCCCGCACCACCACGCTGTCGTTGCAGGCCAGCCCGGCCGACGCACGACCAGCACTCGACGGGACGCTGGTCTCCTCGAACCACAAGGTCCTCACGGTGCGCAACATGAGGCGCATCGTGAGTGCCCCCGGCCCGCAGGCGCTCATCGGCGGGAGCTGGCGGTTCGACACCTGGTCCGACAGGGGGCAGAACCAGCACGAGATCGTGCCCACGGCGGGGAACAACTGGTTCATGGCCGTGTTCCGGCTCGATGCCGGCAACGTCGGCACCGGCGTGGGTCTCACAGCGACGTACTACGACGACACCACCCTGACCCAGCCGGTGATCCAGCGGACCGATCCCGTGGTCCTGGCCAACGTTGCGGGGAACAGCAGCCCGGCACCGGGTGTCTCCCCGGGCACCTGGTCCGCGCGGTGGCAGGGCAGCGTCTCGGCCCAGTTCAGCGAGCTAACGACGTTCCGCGTGCTCGCTGACGACGGTGTGAGGCTGTGGATCGGCGGGAACCTTGTCATCGACGCCTGGACACCGGCGAGCAAGGCCACGCTCTACTCCTCCGCGCCGATCACCATGACGGCCGGCGCGCGGGTGCCGATCCGTCTCGAGCTGAGGCAGGGCTCCGGACGGAACGGCCAAGTGCGGTTGCTCTGGCAGAGCAAGTCGATGCCCCGCTCGATCATCCCCAGCACCCAGCTTTTCCCGACCGGGTAGCCGAGGCTCAGCCGACGGTCCGGCCCTGGCCCTCCCAGTACTGCGCTCGCAGCGCCTTCTTGTCCGGCTTGCCGAGCGCGGTGAGCGGCAGCGCGTCGGCCACGATCACGTCCTTGGGCACGTGCACCGAGCCCTTCCGTTCCTTGACCGACGCCCGGATCTCCTCGGTCATCCGCGCGATCGCGTCGTCGTCGCGCGGCGCGTCCGGGCGGAGTACGACGATCGCGGTGACCGCTTCGCCGAACTTCTCGTGCGGCGTCCCGATGACGCCGACCTGGGCCACCATCGGGTGCTCGGCGACGACGTCCTCGACCTCCCGCGGGAACACGTTGAAGCCGCCGGTCACGATCATGTCCTTGGTCCGGTCGACGATGTACCAGAAGCCGTCCTCGTCCTCCCGGGCGACGTCGCCGGTGTGCATCCAGCCGTCGCGGAAGGTCTCCGCCGTCTGTTCCGGCAGCTGCCAGTAGCCCCCGGCGAGCAGTGGGCCGGCCACGCAGATCTCCCCCGGCTCGCCCTGTGGCACCGGTTTCCCGTCCTCGCCGAGCAGCGCGGTGCGCAAGAACGCGGCCGGGCGGCCGCACGACGTCAGCCGCTTCTCGTACGGCTTGCCGTCGGCGTCGACGTGGTCGCCCTTGGGGAAGTACGTGATCACCATCGGCGCCTCGGACTGGCCGTAGTACTGGGCGAAGATCGGGCCGAATCGCTCGACCGCCTCCTTGAGCCGGACCGGGTTGATGGCCGACGCGCCGTAGTACACGGTCTCGAGCGAGGAAAGGTCGCGGGTCCGCGAGTCCGGGTGGTCCATCAGCGCGTAGAGCATGGTCGGCACGACCATCAGCGAGTTGATCCGCTTCTCCTCGATCGTCGCCAGCACCTCGGCCGGGTCGAAGCGGGCGGAGACGAAGAGGGTGCCGCCCTTGATCACGGTCGGCACGAAGAACGCGGCGCCCGCGTGCGACAGCGGCGTGCACATCAGGAACCGCGGGTTCTCGGGCCACTCCCACTCGGCGAGCTGGATCTGGCTCATCGTGTTCATCGCCTGCACGGTGCCGATGACGCCCTTCGGCTTGCCCGTCGTACCACCGGTGTAGACGAGGGAGACGATGTGGTCGGGCGGCAGGGTGCGCGCGTGGAGCGGCTGCGGGTCGAACGTCGCGGCGACGGCGGTCAGGTCCGAGCCCACCGCCGTCAGCGACTCGGGGACCGGCCCGATCGTCAGCACCTGCTTGAGCCCCGGGCACTTCTCGAGGAGCTCGACCGCGCGGTCGGCGAAGTAGGGGTCGATGATCAGGGTCGTGATGCCGGCGTCGTTGATCACGTAGGCGTGGTCATCGGCCGACCCGAGCGGGTGCAGGGACGTCCGCTGGTAGCCCTGGGTCTGACCCGCGCCGAGGATGAAGAGCACCTCGGGTCGGTTGAGGGCGAGCAGCGCGCCGGGCGCGCCGGTCCCGGCGCCGAGGGACTCGAAGGCCTGGACGTACTGGCTGATCCGCGCCGCGACCTCCCCACCGGTCAGGGTGACGTCACCGAGGTGGATCACCGGCCGGTCCTTGTGCCGTTTGAGGGCGGCGACCATCAGGTGGCCGTTGTGGGCGCCGATCCGCAGGCTGTCATCCATGGGCCCAGACTAGAACGTGTTCTAGATCGGGGACAAGATCCGCTTTCCGTCTCGTGACGGTCCGGGCGACGGTAGCGTCCCGGCATGGCCAAGCGTCCTCGCCAGCACGGATTCGCCGCCTTCGCTCCCGAGGACGTCGCCGACGCCCGGGCCGGACGACCTCCGGGCGACCTCAGGGAGTACGGCGCCTCACGCGGCCTCGCGTGGCTCGACCGGGCCCGCCCGCTCGGGTTCTCGGCCGGCTCGCCGGGGTTCGACGAGTACCGGTTCAGCGTGCTCCGCGGCGACCTGCCGGGAGGCCGTTACGGCGTACTGATGCACCAGCTGATGGAGATCCCCGTCACGAAGTCGCCGAACGTCAGCGGCAAGCTCTACGGCTCCGTCGTCAAGAGCGGCGGCAGCTGGTGGTCGTTCTCGCTGCCCAACCGCACCGACATCCCGATCGTCGGCGACTTCCTCGACCCGCCCACGGACCACAGCCCGCGCGAGCCGTTCGACACCAACGCCGTCTGGATCCCGACCACGGCCGTGGGGACCCACGTCCCGGAGAGCGTGCTGCCGCTCTTCCTCACCCGGCTCGACCGCCGCGACAAGCTGTCGCCGTACGACTTCGACCAGCGGCGCGACCTCGGCTCGGCGGGACTGCCGGACTGGCGACTGCGCACGCACGGAACCCCCGTGAGCGACGCGCTGTTGCACCGGCTCCTGACGCCGAGCGTCCGGGAGGTGCTCACCCGCCGTGCGAACGATCCCTACTTCGGTGTGCTGCTGTTGCGCGGCACCATGGTGGTGCGTCGCAACGGGTTCGTGCTTGACCCCGATGAGCTGGACCGGCTGGCGGCCGAC includes these proteins:
- a CDS encoding crotonase/enoyl-CoA hydratase family protein, translating into MTTTDSPSPQPESPTPSEAGEPHCLVELVDHTLVVTMNRPEVRNALSGEMLAIMEQAWDRVNSDPEVRVCILTGAGGAFCAGADLKSMNKRPPSESFESGEYDPSVIKGLLKGFRLTKPLIAAVEGPAIAGGTEILQGTDIRVAGESAKFGVSEARWSLYPMGGSAVRLPRQIPYTVAAELLLTGRHVKAPEAKELGLIGHVVPDGQALAKAHELADLISANGPLAVQAILRTMRDSEGKHEDDCWADDARVGAAVFASEDAKEGPRAFMEKRKPEFKGR
- a CDS encoding type III secretion system chaperone family protein, translating into MDLSGLVGFLFGAVCCIGIAAVGIYGAVQAQKRAAERRAALAGYASHREWEYRPSDDSLVSRFTGAPFDRGYSRSATNVFLGRHDGRHFVAFDYGYVTSSGSGNDRRTQHHQYSVVALSLGLTTPGLAVGPTGTFGRLVNAVTGRDVQIGNPFFDQAFTVTSPSPQFALDVLHPDVVDVLLHHPEIAWRLEGDSMLVLRSGQHTPQEIEAKLHFMDAVLDRIPEHVRSRLLGEPPR
- a CDS encoding PQQ-dependent sugar dehydrogenase yields the protein MKHTRIACMGLLLLLAALVPIETPAAGATTPPSGFQATVVANNQIFAPTLMSFTPEGRIVVAQQNGKVKVWSGGGVSTTPYLSLTVESSSDRGILGIAYDPNYAANHYVYVYYHRPTPTIHGVISRFVVRPDGLSADPATETVLYEMDSLNFTGVHTGGSLKFGPDGKLYVSVGDDRRGIDVSHSLASDLGKVLRLNKNGSIPVDNPFYTQAAGKYRSIYSKGHRNPYTFDFDQRGHLMLAEVGLSSYEEINDVVGGRDYGWPDYEGPDGGDVRYVDPVGGYAHDQAPEDGGCAIIGAAAVDPATSTFPASYDGDFFYADYCNGWMKSFDPVTGTSTPFATGIVNPTHVVFGPDGNLYYLTRNSGTGSGWITRITYTGSTAPSISAQPRDATVGVGQAATFTVEAQGAAPLSYQWFRNGTAISGATSASYTLTNAQPSDSGASFRVSVANASGSVTSQPATLTVVTNQAPSATITSPAATLTYLAGQKIDYSATATDPEDGTLPASAFDWEIIFHHDTHTHPFLDPAPGSRSGSFTVPDSGFETAANVWFEMRLQVTDSAGRTTTVSRNVHPRTTTLSLQASPADARPALDGTLVSSNHKVLTVRNMRRIVSAPGPQALIGGSWRFDTWSDRGQNQHEIVPTAGNNWFMAVFRLDAGNVGTGVGLTATYYDDTTLTQPVIQRTDPVVLANVAGNSSPAPGVSPGTWSARWQGSVSAQFSELTTFRVLADDGVRLWIGGNLVIDAWTPASKATLYSSAPITMTAGARVPIRLELRQGSGRNGQVRLLWQSKSMPRSIIPSTQLFPTG
- the fadD8 gene encoding fatty-acid--CoA ligase FadD8 yields the protein MDDSLRIGAHNGHLMVAALKRHKDRPVIHLGDVTLTGGEVAARISQYVQAFESLGAGTGAPGALLALNRPEVLFILGAGQTQGYQRTSLHPLGSADDHAYVINDAGITTLIIDPYFADRAVELLEKCPGLKQVLTIGPVPESLTAVGSDLTAVAATFDPQPLHARTLPPDHIVSLVYTGGTTGKPKGVIGTVQAMNTMSQIQLAEWEWPENPRFLMCTPLSHAGAAFFVPTVIKGGTLFVSARFDPAEVLATIEEKRINSLMVVPTMLYALMDHPDSRTRDLSSLETVYYGASAINPVRLKEAVERFGPIFAQYYGQSEAPMVITYFPKGDHVDADGKPYEKRLTSCGRPAAFLRTALLGEDGKPVPQGEPGEICVAGPLLAGGYWQLPEQTAETFRDGWMHTGDVAREDEDGFWYIVDRTKDMIVTGGFNVFPREVEDVVAEHPMVAQVGVIGTPHEKFGEAVTAIVVLRPDAPRDDDAIARMTEEIRASVKERKGSVHVPKDVIVADALPLTALGKPDKKALRAQYWEGQGRTVG